A portion of the Tenacibaculum todarodis genome contains these proteins:
- the ffh gene encoding signal recognition particle protein translates to MFNNLSEKLDKALHTLKGHGKITEVNVAETLKEVRRALLDADVNFKIAKEFTKKVQTQALGQDVLTTLNPGQLMVKLVKDELTLLMGGDTVGINLGGSPTVILMSGLQGSGKTTFSGKLANYLKTKKAKQVLLVGCDVYRPAAINQLQVVGEQIGVDVYAEVGNNDPVEISKNAIAHAKANSKNVVIIDTAGRLAVDEALMTEISNIHKAVNPQETLFVVDSMTGQDAVNTAKAFNDLLNFDGVVLTKLDGDTRGGAALTIKSVVDKPIKFIGTGEKMEAIDVFHPDRMAERILGMGDVISLVERAQDQFDEEEARKLQKKIAKNQFGFDDFLKQIQQIKKMGSMKDLVGMIPGAGKAMKDVDIDDDAFKGIEAIIHSMTPKERSEPTTINASRKKRIAKGSGTSVQEVNQLMKQFTQMSKMMKMMQGGGGKKMMQMMQGMK, encoded by the coding sequence ATGTTTAATAATTTAAGCGAAAAGTTAGATAAAGCCTTACACACCCTTAAAGGGCATGGTAAAATTACAGAAGTAAACGTTGCAGAAACTTTAAAAGAAGTTCGTAGAGCACTTTTAGATGCCGATGTTAACTTTAAAATTGCTAAAGAATTTACTAAAAAAGTACAAACACAAGCCTTAGGTCAAGATGTATTAACAACATTAAACCCAGGTCAATTAATGGTAAAGTTGGTAAAAGACGAACTTACGCTGTTAATGGGTGGAGACACTGTTGGTATTAATTTAGGTGGTTCGCCAACTGTCATATTAATGTCTGGTTTACAAGGTTCTGGTAAAACAACTTTTTCAGGAAAATTAGCAAACTATTTAAAAACTAAAAAAGCAAAACAAGTTTTATTAGTTGGTTGTGATGTATACAGACCAGCCGCAATAAACCAATTACAAGTTGTTGGAGAACAAATTGGTGTAGATGTTTATGCTGAAGTTGGTAACAATGATCCAGTAGAAATTTCTAAAAATGCAATTGCACATGCAAAAGCGAATAGTAAAAATGTAGTAATTATAGATACCGCAGGTCGTTTAGCTGTAGATGAAGCTTTAATGACTGAGATTTCTAATATTCATAAAGCTGTAAATCCGCAAGAAACTTTATTTGTTGTAGATTCTATGACGGGTCAAGATGCTGTTAATACTGCAAAAGCATTTAACGATTTATTAAATTTTGACGGAGTTGTACTTACAAAGTTAGATGGTGATACTCGTGGTGGAGCAGCATTAACTATTAAATCTGTAGTAGATAAGCCAATAAAATTTATTGGTACTGGAGAAAAAATGGAAGCAATTGATGTTTTTCATCCAGATCGTATGGCAGAAAGAATTTTGGGAATGGGAGATGTAATTTCTCTTGTAGAACGTGCCCAAGATCAATTTGATGAAGAAGAAGCTAGAAAACTTCAAAAGAAAATTGCTAAAAATCAGTTTGGTTTTGATGATTTCTTAAAACAAATTCAGCAAATTAAAAAAATGGGATCTATGAAAGATCTTGTTGGTATGATTCCTGGAGCAGGAAAAGCTATGAAAGATGTAGATATAGATGATGATGCATTTAAAGGTATTGAAGCAATCATTCATTCAATGACTCCAAAAGAAAGAAGCGAACCAACAACAATAAATGCAAGTAGAAAAAAGAGAATTGCAAAAGGTTCTGGTACTAGTGTACAAGAAGTTAATCAATTAATGAAACAGTTTACTCAAATGAGTAAAATGATGAAAATGATGCAAGGCGGCGGCGGAAAGAAAATGATGCAAATGATGCAAGGAATGAAATAA
- a CDS encoding DinB family protein, with translation MNKESIVNLLEDKHQQLFDWLKEQPEDTFEKGPEGKWTTGQHIEHLVNSIQKLNNALSFPSFILKSKFGTSNREVRTYNEVVKKYQDKLIVNQEKARAFNINVKTPSEKKYKQLLSTLEIQNKKLQYKTLKLKDKNLDTLILPHPLMGKMPLREIIMWTAYHTEHHTTILEEKHSSK, from the coding sequence ATGAATAAAGAATCTATTGTAAATTTATTAGAAGATAAACACCAACAACTTTTTGATTGGTTAAAAGAACAACCCGAAGATACTTTTGAAAAAGGTCCTGAAGGAAAATGGACAACTGGGCAACATATTGAACACCTAGTTAACTCAATTCAAAAACTAAACAATGCATTAAGTTTTCCTTCATTTATATTGAAATCAAAATTTGGAACTTCAAACAGAGAAGTTAGAACTTATAATGAAGTTGTAAAAAAATATCAAGATAAGTTAATTGTAAATCAAGAAAAAGCAAGAGCATTTAATATTAATGTTAAAACTCCATCAGAAAAAAAATACAAGCAATTACTTTCTACATTAGAAATTCAGAATAAAAAACTACAATACAAAACTCTAAAACTAAAAGATAAAAACTTAGATACATTAATACTTCCGCATCCATTAATGGGTAAAATGCCATTGCGAGAAATTATAATGTGGACGGCTTACCATACTGAACATCATACTACCATTTTAGAAGAAAAACATTCATCTAAATAG
- the msrB gene encoding peptide-methionine (R)-S-oxide reductase MsrB: protein MRNSILLITLSLFLNCTLKGQNKSDEKSKYQITKTDAEWKESLTKMQYYVLREAGTERAFSSSLDKNYTNGTYNCAACNTPLYSSKNKFDSGSGWPSFDRAIKGNVALDVDYKLGYARTELKCNTCGGHLGHSFDDGPQKTTGKRHCINGAALNFIPK, encoded by the coding sequence ATGAGAAATAGTATCCTATTAATTACACTTAGTTTATTTTTAAACTGTACCCTAAAAGGACAAAATAAATCTGATGAAAAATCTAAGTATCAAATTACAAAAACTGATGCTGAATGGAAAGAATCACTTACCAAGATGCAATATTATGTATTGAGGGAAGCTGGTACAGAAAGAGCTTTTTCTAGTTCTTTGGATAAGAATTACACAAACGGAACTTATAATTGTGCTGCATGTAATACTCCTTTATATTCATCTAAAAATAAATTTGATTCGGGTTCTGGATGGCCTTCTTTTGATAGAGCAATTAAAGGAAACGTTGCATTAGATGTAGATTATAAATTGGGCTATGCAAGAACCGAATTAAAATGTAATACTTGTGGTGGTCATTTAGGTCATTCTTTTGATGATGGCCCGCAAAAAACTACAGGAAAACGTCATTGTATAAATGGTGCTGCACTTAATTTTATTCCGAAGTAG
- a CDS encoding alpha/beta fold hydrolase, protein MSILENTNTLKPSLEIPKFVKVTGKSIQFISLKLTTWLAIKLLITPIKHATPKREIAMAKSAQKKKLFVDAIDRKIHVLSYGYSKKKVLLAHGWAGRSTQLFMVADKLLEKGYMVISFDAPAHGKSTGKTTNMIEYVETIKKINDEFGPFEAAVGHSFGGMAILNTQAEKAIFKSLVTIGAADIISNITKRFIANLGLKPVIAKKMTNYFNKKLQINLDNYSANYAAKKVEIPTLVIHDSKDGDVPVSCAHNIRQNLKKGSLLITNGLGHTKILRNKETMNRAVNFIIKNNL, encoded by the coding sequence ATGAGTATTTTAGAAAATACAAATACCTTAAAACCTAGTCTAGAAATTCCGAAGTTTGTTAAAGTGACAGGTAAATCTATTCAGTTTATATCTTTAAAGTTAACAACTTGGCTTGCTATAAAATTATTAATTACTCCTATTAAACACGCAACGCCTAAGCGAGAAATTGCGATGGCAAAAAGTGCACAAAAGAAAAAACTTTTTGTGGATGCTATTGATAGAAAAATTCATGTTTTATCTTACGGGTATTCTAAAAAGAAAGTTTTATTAGCACATGGTTGGGCTGGTAGAAGTACACAACTTTTTATGGTTGCTGATAAATTATTAGAAAAAGGTTATATGGTTATTTCTTTTGACGCTCCTGCTCATGGAAAATCTACAGGAAAAACAACCAATATGATTGAATACGTAGAAACAATTAAAAAAATTAATGATGAGTTTGGTCCTTTTGAAGCAGCTGTTGGTCATTCCTTTGGAGGAATGGCAATACTTAACACACAAGCAGAAAAAGCAATTTTTAAATCTTTAGTAACTATTGGCGCGGCAGATATAATTTCTAATATTACAAAACGTTTTATAGCTAATCTAGGATTGAAACCTGTTATTGCTAAAAAAATGACTAATTATTTTAATAAAAAGTTACAAATAAATTTAGATAATTATTCAGCTAACTACGCTGCTAAAAAAGTAGAAATTCCAACTTTGGTTATTCACGATAGTAAAGATGGAGACGTTCCTGTAAGTTGTGCGCATAATATTCGTCAGAATTTAAAGAAGGGTTCTTTACTTATTACAAATGGCCTTGGGCACACCAAAATTTTACGTAATAAAGAAACAATGAATCGAGCCGTAAATTTTATTATTAAAAACAACTTATGA
- a CDS encoding M48 family metallopeptidase codes for MKKLIALAFISILFIECSTVPITGRKRINFVSDAEILPSSFAQYAGFLEENKLSTDAAMTNEIKTVGRNISAAVDRFMRANGMQSEADSYRWEFNLIEDKTVNAWCMPGGKVVFYTGILPICDNTNGVAAVMGHEVAHAFAKHGQERMSSSQIQQLGGMAVAIGTNGNKKSEMWNMIYGVGSQLGMLAFSRTHETEADRLGLVFMIMAGYDGPEAAEVWVRMSQRASSGQAPPEFMSTHPSNESRIKDLRAYLPTARSYAAKFNKQGTAANSTSTKK; via the coding sequence ATGAAAAAATTAATAGCCTTAGCATTTATCTCAATCTTATTTATTGAATGTAGTACGGTACCAATTACTGGAAGAAAACGTATAAACTTTGTAAGTGATGCTGAAATATTACCTTCTAGTTTTGCTCAATATGCAGGATTTTTAGAAGAAAATAAATTGTCTACTGATGCAGCAATGACTAATGAAATAAAAACTGTTGGAAGAAATATTTCTGCAGCCGTAGACAGGTTTATGAGAGCAAATGGTATGCAATCAGAAGCAGATTCTTATCGTTGGGAATTTAACTTAATTGAAGATAAAACCGTAAATGCTTGGTGTATGCCAGGAGGAAAAGTAGTTTTTTATACAGGAATATTACCAATTTGTGATAATACAAATGGTGTTGCTGCTGTTATGGGCCATGAAGTAGCACATGCTTTTGCCAAACATGGTCAAGAGCGTATGTCGTCATCTCAGATTCAACAATTAGGTGGTATGGCTGTAGCTATTGGAACTAATGGAAATAAAAAATCTGAAATGTGGAATATGATTTACGGAGTAGGTTCTCAACTTGGAATGTTAGCTTTTAGTAGAACACATGAAACTGAAGCAGATAGATTAGGTTTGGTTTTTATGATAATGGCAGGTTATGATGGACCAGAAGCTGCTGAAGTTTGGGTTCGTATGAGTCAAAGAGCTAGTTCTGGTCAAGCACCACCAGAATTTATGAGTACACACCCTTCTAATGAATCAAGAATTAAAGACTTAAGAGCTTATTTACCAACAGCAAGATCATATGCAGCAAAGTTTAACAAACAAGGTACAGCTGCTAATTCAACTTCAACAAAGAAGTAA
- a CDS encoding MFS transporter, producing MFKIGDKKLINGWAFYDWANSVYSLVISTAVFPLYYTAITEGEKVWFFGIEWEHPDSLYSYALSFSFLIVALISPILSGIADYTGSKKKFMKFFCWMGGLSVMSLYFFDGIDTVWVGIIFTILASIGFWASLVFYNAYLPEVALPEQQDRASAKGFIYGYTGSIILLIINLILIQMPDTFGITAGMASRISFVMVGLWWIGFAQITFKRLPDDIYNKQPDNDYIWKGFHELKVVAKEAMNYPTLKKFLISFFLLSIGVQTIILMAAIFGSSELGLPAMNLIITILLVQIVAIAGAFIFSRFSEKWGNITALKVTIATWMLVCFAAFMLDKNQENVEMYFYGLGVLLGLVQGAIQSLTRSTYSKLLPETEDHATYFSFYDVTEKIAIVLGTFVYGFLYSLTNSMQWSVLCMAIFFLASFIILSTMKKTKYVE from the coding sequence ATGTTTAAAATAGGTGATAAAAAATTAATTAATGGTTGGGCTTTTTACGATTGGGCTAACTCTGTGTATTCTTTAGTTATTAGTACAGCTGTTTTTCCGTTGTATTATACAGCTATTACTGAAGGAGAAAAAGTTTGGTTTTTTGGAATAGAGTGGGAGCATCCAGACAGTTTATATAGTTATGCACTGTCATTTTCATTTTTAATTGTTGCTCTTATTTCTCCTATTTTATCTGGTATTGCAGATTATACAGGTAGCAAGAAAAAATTTATGAAATTTTTCTGTTGGATGGGCGGTTTATCGGTAATGAGTTTATATTTTTTCGATGGAATAGATACTGTTTGGGTTGGTATAATTTTTACCATATTAGCAAGTATAGGTTTTTGGGCAAGTTTAGTTTTTTACAATGCTTATTTACCCGAAGTAGCACTTCCAGAGCAACAAGATAGAGCAAGTGCAAAAGGTTTTATATATGGATATACTGGTTCTATAATTTTATTGATTATCAATTTAATATTAATACAGATGCCAGATACTTTTGGAATAACAGCTGGTATGGCTTCAAGAATTTCCTTTGTTATGGTAGGTCTTTGGTGGATTGGTTTTGCCCAAATTACTTTTAAACGTTTACCTGACGATATTTACAACAAACAACCAGACAATGATTATATTTGGAAAGGTTTTCATGAATTAAAAGTGGTTGCAAAAGAAGCAATGAATTATCCTACTTTAAAAAAGTTCTTAATTTCATTTTTCTTATTAAGTATTGGAGTACAAACTATAATTTTAATGGCAGCAATCTTTGGCTCATCAGAATTAGGTTTGCCAGCTATGAATTTAATTATTACAATTCTATTAGTGCAAATTGTTGCTATTGCTGGAGCATTTATTTTCTCAAGATTTTCAGAAAAATGGGGAAATATAACAGCTTTAAAAGTTACCATTGCAACTTGGATGTTGGTTTGCTTTGCAGCTTTTATGTTAGATAAAAACCAAGAAAATGTAGAAATGTATTTTTATGGTTTAGGTGTATTATTAGGTTTAGTACAAGGAGCAATACAATCTTTAACACGTTCTACCTATTCTAAATTACTGCCAGAAACGGAAGATCATGCAACTTATTTTAGTTTTTATGATGTAACTGAAAAGATAGCAATTGTATTAGGTACTTTTGTTTATGGATTTTTATACTCACTAACTAATTCTATGCAATGGTCTGTATTGTGTATGGCAATTTTCTTTTTAGCATCGTTTATAATTTTAAGTACAATGAAGAAAACTAAGTATGTAGAGTAA
- a CDS encoding peptidylprolyl isomerase yields the protein MNNGIYAKFITSKGDILVKLEEEKTPGTVGNFVALAEGNLENSVKDQGTPYYNGLKFHRVIPDFMIQGGCPQGTGTGNPGYKFDDEFHPDLKHDAPGKLAMANSGPATNGSQFYITHVPTPWLDNKHTVFGSVVEGQDVVDAIGQGDDMSVEIIKVGAEAEAFNAVEAFRTFEGSREKREAEEKAKQKELLDSVAAGYNETKSGLRYQILQKGEGKQATKGAGVSVHYKGQLLDGTVFDSSYKRKQPLDFNVGVGQVISGWDEGIQLLQVGDKARFVIPSNLAYGATGAGGVIPPNATLIFDVELMDVK from the coding sequence ATGAATAACGGAATCTACGCAAAATTCATCACATCTAAAGGTGATATTTTAGTAAAATTAGAAGAAGAAAAAACTCCTGGAACGGTTGGTAACTTTGTGGCTTTGGCTGAAGGGAACTTAGAAAACTCAGTAAAAGACCAAGGAACTCCATATTATAACGGATTAAAATTTCATAGAGTAATTCCAGATTTTATGATTCAAGGTGGTTGCCCACAAGGAACAGGAACTGGAAATCCTGGTTATAAATTTGATGATGAATTTCACCCAGATTTAAAACACGATGCTCCTGGAAAATTAGCAATGGCTAATTCTGGACCAGCAACAAACGGAAGTCAGTTTTACATTACCCACGTTCCTACTCCATGGTTAGACAATAAGCATACGGTTTTTGGTTCTGTAGTTGAAGGGCAAGATGTTGTTGATGCTATTGGACAAGGAGATGATATGTCTGTAGAAATTATTAAAGTTGGTGCAGAAGCTGAAGCGTTTAATGCTGTTGAAGCGTTTAGAACTTTTGAAGGATCTCGTGAAAAACGTGAAGCTGAAGAAAAAGCTAAACAAAAAGAGTTGTTAGATTCTGTTGCTGCCGGTTATAATGAAACTAAAAGTGGTTTACGTTACCAAATTTTACAAAAAGGTGAAGGAAAACAAGCTACAAAAGGCGCTGGTGTTTCTGTACATTATAAAGGGCAATTATTAGACGGAACTGTTTTTGATTCTTCTTACAAACGTAAGCAACCACTAGATTTTAATGTTGGTGTTGGTCAAGTAATTTCTGGTTGGGATGAAGGAATTCAGTTATTACAAGTTGGCGATAAGGCTCGTTTTGTAATCCCTTCTAATTTAGCTTATGGAGCAACTGGAGCTGGTGGTGTTATACCTCCAAATGCAACACTTATTTTTGATGTTGAATTAATGGATGTTAAATAA
- a CDS encoding peptide chain release factor 3, which translates to MSFLQEIQKRRTFGIISHPDAGKTTLTEKLLLFGGAIQEAGAVKNNKIKKGATSDFMEIERQRGISVATSVLAFIYKDKKINILDTPGHKDFAEDTFRTLTAVDSVIVVIDVAKGVEPQTEKLVEVCRMRKIPMLVFINKLDREGKDAFDLLDEVEQKLGLTVTPMSFPIGMGYDFKGIYNIWEKKLNLFSAENKQTISEGIEFNDLSNPELDKIVGETAANTLREEIELIEEVYPDFNQEEYLAGDLQPVFFGSALNNFGVKELLDAFIEIAPTPQPKKAEERLVDSKEEKLTGFVFKIHANMDPKHRDRLAFVKIVSGTFKRNAPYLHVRNGKKVKFSSPNAFFAEKKEIVDESFPGDIVGLHDTGNFKIGDTLTEGEQLNFKGIPSFSPEHFRYVNNADPMKAKQLYKGLDQLMDEGVAQLFTMDMNGRKIVGTVGALQYEVIQYRLEHEYGAKCTYENISVHKACWVQPEDPKNEEFKEFKRVKQRYLAKDKEGKLVFLADSAFTIQMTQSKYPTVKLHFTSEFE; encoded by the coding sequence ATGTCTTTTTTACAAGAAATACAAAAACGAAGAACTTTCGGAATTATCTCTCACCCAGATGCAGGTAAAACTACCTTAACAGAAAAATTATTACTTTTTGGTGGTGCCATACAGGAAGCAGGAGCCGTAAAAAACAATAAGATTAAAAAAGGAGCTACTTCCGATTTTATGGAAATTGAGCGTCAGCGTGGAATTTCTGTAGCTACTTCGGTATTAGCTTTTATTTACAAAGACAAAAAAATAAATATTCTAGATACTCCAGGTCACAAGGATTTTGCTGAAGACACATTTAGAACTTTAACCGCTGTAGATAGTGTTATTGTTGTTATTGATGTTGCAAAAGGTGTTGAACCACAAACCGAAAAATTGGTGGAAGTTTGTAGAATGCGTAAAATACCAATGCTCGTTTTTATCAATAAATTAGATAGAGAAGGAAAAGATGCCTTTGATTTATTAGATGAAGTTGAACAAAAATTAGGTTTAACAGTTACACCAATGAGTTTCCCTATTGGAATGGGTTACGACTTTAAAGGAATTTATAATATTTGGGAAAAGAAACTAAATCTTTTTTCTGCTGAAAACAAACAAACTATATCTGAAGGAATTGAATTTAACGATCTTTCTAACCCAGAATTAGATAAAATTGTAGGTGAAACAGCTGCAAATACTTTACGAGAAGAAATAGAATTAATTGAAGAAGTTTATCCTGATTTTAATCAAGAGGAATATTTAGCTGGAGATTTACAACCTGTATTTTTTGGTTCTGCTTTAAATAATTTTGGTGTAAAGGAGTTATTGGATGCATTTATTGAAATTGCACCAACACCACAACCTAAAAAAGCAGAAGAGCGTTTAGTAGATTCTAAAGAAGAAAAACTAACAGGATTTGTTTTTAAGATTCATGCAAATATGGATCCTAAACATAGAGACAGATTAGCATTTGTAAAAATTGTATCTGGAACTTTTAAAAGAAACGCTCCATATTTACATGTTAGAAATGGTAAAAAAGTGAAATTTTCTAGTCCAAATGCCTTTTTTGCTGAAAAGAAAGAAATTGTAGACGAATCATTTCCTGGTGATATTGTTGGTTTACACGATACTGGAAACTTTAAAATTGGTGATACGTTAACAGAAGGAGAACAATTAAACTTTAAAGGAATTCCAAGTTTTTCTCCAGAGCATTTCCGTTATGTAAACAACGCAGATCCAATGAAAGCTAAACAATTGTATAAAGGTTTAGACCAATTAATGGATGAAGGTGTTGCACAATTATTTACCATGGATATGAATGGTAGAAAAATTGTTGGTACTGTTGGAGCACTTCAATACGAAGTTATACAATATAGATTAGAACATGAATATGGTGCAAAATGTACCTATGAAAACATTTCTGTTCACAAAGCTTGTTGGGTACAACCAGAAGACCCTAAAAACGAAGAATTTAAAGAATTTAAGCGTGTTAAACAGCGTTATTTAGCAAAAGACAAAGAAGGTAAGTTGGTCTTTTTAGCTGATTCTGCTTTTACTATTCAAATGACACAAAGTAAATATCCAACGGTAAAACTACATTTTACAAGTGAATTTGAGTAG
- a CDS encoding peptidylprolyl isomerase, translating into MKFLKHITLLLIIALSISCSSDKKTETKSETKTIVLPKKETKRVLKVEEKSWDSLNRKNTNQFLTAYGNKNKETKVLIKTSFGNIKLQLYNDTPIHRASFIFLTKIGYFDNTVFYRVAKNFVIQGGDSEDFKKSKTRYKYENYLLKPEFRKNRRHRYGALASAREWDDNPNKLSTPFEFYIVQNRNGAHHLNNEHTVFGHVISGFSTINKIANVKVGPGEWPDDDIPMKVEILD; encoded by the coding sequence ATGAAATTCTTAAAACATATTACACTTCTATTAATCATTGCGCTATCAATAAGTTGCAGTAGTGACAAAAAAACGGAAACGAAGAGCGAAACCAAAACGATAGTATTACCTAAAAAAGAAACAAAAAGAGTTCTTAAGGTTGAAGAAAAATCCTGGGATTCTCTAAACAGAAAAAATACTAATCAATTTTTAACTGCCTACGGAAACAAAAATAAAGAGACTAAGGTTTTAATAAAAACCAGTTTTGGGAACATTAAATTACAGCTTTACAACGATACTCCAATACACAGAGCCAGTTTTATTTTCTTAACAAAAATTGGTTATTTTGATAATACGGTGTTTTATAGAGTTGCTAAAAACTTTGTGATTCAGGGAGGTGATTCTGAGGATTTTAAAAAATCGAAAACTCGTTATAAATACGAAAACTACTTACTAAAACCTGAATTCAGAAAAAATAGAAGGCATAGATATGGCGCTTTAGCTTCTGCCAGAGAATGGGATGACAATCCAAATAAACTCTCTACTCCATTTGAATTTTATATAGTTCAGAATAGAAATGGAGCACATCATTTAAATAATGAACACACCGTTTTTGGTCATGTAATTTCTGGGTTTTCTACTATTAATAAAATTGCAAATGTAAAAGTTGGTCCTGGAGAATGGCCAGATGATGACATTCCTATGAAAGTTGAGATTTTAGATTGA
- the idi gene encoding isopentenyl-diphosphate Delta-isomerase: protein MQEEQVILVDKDDNQIGLMPKMEAHEKALLHRAFSVFTFNNKGELLLQQRAAEKYHSPLLWTNTCCSHQRDGETNLEAGKRRLQEEMGFVCELKEIFSFIYKAPFDNGLTEHELDHVMIGSYNDKPIINKEEVEAYKWMTLEAVKKDMYQNPQEYTAWFKIIFEKSYDKLTQYA, encoded by the coding sequence ATGCAAGAAGAACAGGTAATTTTAGTAGATAAAGACGATAATCAAATTGGATTAATGCCAAAGATGGAAGCGCACGAAAAAGCTTTATTACACAGAGCATTTTCAGTTTTTACATTTAATAATAAAGGAGAATTACTTTTGCAACAAAGAGCTGCAGAAAAATACCATTCGCCTTTATTATGGACAAACACGTGTTGTTCTCATCAACGAGATGGAGAAACAAACTTGGAAGCGGGTAAACGTCGTTTACAAGAAGAAATGGGGTTTGTTTGTGAATTAAAAGAGATTTTTTCTTTTATATATAAAGCACCGTTTGATAATGGTTTAACGGAACATGAATTAGACCATGTAATGATTGGTAGTTATAACGACAAACCAATTATAAACAAAGAAGAAGTTGAAGCTTATAAATGGATGACTTTAGAAGCTGTTAAAAAAGATATGTATCAAAATCCACAAGAATACACAGCTTGGTTTAAAATTATTTTTGAAAAATCTTACGATAAACTAACACAATATGCCTAA
- a CDS encoding 6-pyruvoyl trahydropterin synthase family protein, with translation MPKVTVHRKAHFNAAHRLYRKDWSDAKNTAVFGKCSNPNFHGHNYELIVSLTGEIEEETGFVYDLGKLRELIKSEVEEALDHKNLNVEVPEFKDLNPTAENISVVIYNKLKKHLPTNLTIEITLYETARNFVSYKGE, from the coding sequence ATGCCTAAAGTTACTGTACATAGAAAAGCGCATTTTAATGCAGCACACAGGTTGTATAGAAAAGATTGGTCTGATGCTAAAAACACTGCCGTTTTTGGCAAGTGTAGCAATCCAAATTTTCATGGACACAACTACGAACTAATTGTTTCTTTAACCGGAGAAATAGAAGAAGAAACAGGTTTTGTGTATGATTTAGGTAAACTTAGAGAATTGATTAAAAGTGAAGTTGAAGAGGCATTAGATCATAAAAACTTAAATGTAGAAGTTCCTGAATTTAAAGACCTAAACCCAACAGCAGAAAATATTTCGGTTGTTATTTATAATAAATTGAAAAAACATTTACCTACAAATTTAACCATAGAAATTACATTGTACGAAACTGCAAGAAACTTTGTAAGCTATAAAGGAGAATAA
- the kdsB gene encoding 3-deoxy-manno-octulosonate cytidylyltransferase — MKIIAMIPARYQASRFPGKLMKDLGGKSVIVRTYESAIKTNLFDEVFVVTDSDIIFSEITNAGGKVIMSIKEHECGSDRIAEAVQNMDVDIVVNVQGDEPFIDEISLQKLINAFKKDVKKEIDLASLKVALTDKSEIENPNNVKVITDVNNFAIYFSRSVIPFHRDKEIQVKYFKHKGVYAFRKKALLDFYTTPMTPLEAAEKIEAIRYLEVGKKIKMIETSVESIGIDTPEDLEKAKKLFLNV; from the coding sequence ATGAAAATTATTGCCATGATTCCTGCGCGCTATCAAGCGTCTAGATTTCCAGGAAAACTAATGAAAGATTTAGGAGGAAAATCTGTAATTGTTAGAACGTATGAAAGTGCTATAAAAACAAATTTATTTGACGAAGTATTTGTAGTAACAGATTCAGATATTATCTTTTCTGAAATTACAAATGCAGGAGGAAAAGTAATAATGAGTATAAAAGAACACGAATGTGGTTCAGATAGAATAGCGGAAGCTGTTCAAAATATGGATGTAGACATTGTTGTAAATGTACAAGGAGATGAGCCTTTTATTGATGAAATTTCTCTTCAAAAATTAATTAATGCTTTTAAAAAGGATGTAAAGAAAGAAATTGATTTAGCATCGTTAAAAGTAGCACTTACAGATAAGTCAGAAATTGAAAACCCTAATAATGTTAAGGTAATTACAGATGTAAATAATTTTGCTATTTACTTTTCTAGAAGCGTAATTCCTTTTCACAGAGATAAAGAAATACAAGTAAAATATTTTAAACATAAAGGTGTGTATGCTTTTAGAAAAAAGGCATTGTTAGATTTTTATACAACTCCAATGACACCTTTAGAAGCAGCTGAAAAAATAGAGGCAATTAGATATTTAGAAGTAGGTAAAAAAATAAAAATGATTGAAACTTCTGTAGAGTCTATTGGAATTGATACTCCAGAAGATTTAGAAAAAGCTAAAAAACTTTTTTTAAATGTATAA